The Haloimpatiens massiliensis genome contains a region encoding:
- a CDS encoding DUF3343 domain-containing protein, translated as MEKYYVVTFQNTHEAMNGEKVAKENRLKVQVIPTPTYITKSCGISLKVTEDYIESIKKLVEENKMNTKNIYLKDGEKVEIIM; from the coding sequence ATGGAAAAATATTATGTTGTAACTTTTCAAAATACTCATGAAGCTATGAATGGAGAAAAGGTTGCAAAAGAAAATAGATTAAAGGTGCAAGTAATTCCAACACCAACATATATAACTAAAAGCTGCGGCATAAGTTTAAAGGTAACAGAGGATTATATAGAAAGTATAAAAAAATTAGTGGAAGAAAATAAAATGAACACTAAAAATATATACTTAAAAGATGGTGAAAAGGTAGAAATTATAATGTAA
- a CDS encoding DUF951 domain-containing protein: MKKVKEFDIGYIVEMKKGHPCGANQWEIIRMGADIKIKCVKCGRIVMIERNKFEKNMKKVLEIPKSS, encoded by the coding sequence GTGAAAAAAGTGAAAGAATTTGATATTGGATACATAGTGGAGATGAAAAAGGGTCATCCTTGTGGAGCTAATCAGTGGGAAATAATAAGAATGGGCGCAGACATAAAAATAAAGTGTGTAAAATGTGGTAGGATAGTTATGATCGAAAGAAATAAATTTGAAAAGAATATGAAGAAAGTATTAGAAATACCTAAAAGTTCTTAA
- the rpsF gene encoding 30S ribosomal protein S6, with protein sequence MRKYETLFVLHPSLDEEALNANIEKFKGVIENGGGQIDNVDVWGKRKLAYEIAKVNEGIYVLINFSADTDLPKELDRNFRIADSVIRHLITNQEN encoded by the coding sequence ATGAGAAAATATGAAACTCTATTTGTATTACACCCATCATTAGATGAAGAAGCTCTTAATGCTAATATTGAGAAATTCAAAGGTGTTATAGAAAATGGTGGAGGACAAATCGATAACGTTGACGTTTGGGGTAAGAGAAAGCTTGCTTACGAAATCGCAAAAGTTAACGAAGGAATATATGTCCTAATCAACTTCTCTGCAGATACTGATCTACCAAAAGAATTAGACAGAAACTTCAGAATTGCTGACAGTGTTATAAGACACTTAATAACTAATCAAGAAAACTAG
- a CDS encoding single-stranded DNA-binding protein, whose protein sequence is MNKVVLIGRLTKDPELKFIQGSGTAVATFTVAVDRRFKSPGQPEADFIPIVVWGKQAESTANYMSKGRLIGISGRIQTRSYEAKDGTRRYVTEVVAEEVQFLEWGNGNRSSMSSNNSEYNESFDNFSTEESKEQSFDEDITPMDDEDIPF, encoded by the coding sequence ATGAATAAGGTTGTATTAATCGGAAGACTCACAAAAGACCCAGAACTTAAGTTTATCCAAGGCTCTGGCACAGCTGTTGCTACTTTTACAGTTGCTGTAGATAGAAGATTTAAGAGTCCAGGTCAACCAGAAGCGGATTTCATTCCAATTGTGGTATGGGGTAAACAAGCAGAATCTACTGCTAATTATATGAGTAAAGGAAGACTTATAGGAATTAGTGGAAGAATTCAAACAAGAAGCTACGAAGCTAAGGATGGCACTAGAAGATATGTCACTGAAGTTGTAGCTGAAGAAGTCCAATTCCTTGAGTGGGGAAATGGAAATAGATCATCTATGTCAAGCAATAATTCTGAGTATAATGAATCTTTTGATAATTTCTCAACAGAGGAATCAAAGGAGCAAAGTTTTGATGAGGATATAACTCCAATGGATGATGAGGATATCCCGTTCTAA
- the rpsR gene encoding 30S ribosomal protein S18 → MANERKRVKRRRKKVCTFCADKTKVIDYKDINTLKKYITERGKILPRRISGNCAKHQRELTIAIKRSRNIALLPFTTE, encoded by the coding sequence ATGGCAAATGAACGTAAAAGAGTTAAGAGAAGAAGAAAAAAAGTTTGTACTTTCTGTGCTGATAAAACAAAAGTTATAGACTACAAAGATATCAATACTCTTAAAAAGTACATAACAGAAAGAGGAAAGATACTTCCAAGAAGAATTTCTGGAAACTGTGCTAAACATCAAAGAGAATTGACAATTGCTATAAAGAGATCAAGAAATATAGCATTATTACCATTTACTACTGAATAG